One window from the genome of Bartonella sp. WD16.2 encodes:
- a CDS encoding invasion associated locus B family protein, which produces MIFYQFLKKSFFSVIIYIFCVTFTNYAIAQVSSAQNVPAPQTYGAWTKVCLLPPGTPNMQCEIIQDVRTQDRRDITFRVTFHKLPKKQETLMRVFVPIRVELRSGVGVKIDDKNIGKMEYRRCFGDNCVAEALLKKDVLKLFLNGKTATYFVFTTPEQGVGGLIDLHGFNEAYANLPE; this is translated from the coding sequence ATGATATTTTATCAATTTCTTAAAAAAAGCTTCTTTAGTGTTATTATTTATATATTTTGCGTTACTTTTACTAATTATGCTATTGCACAAGTATCCAGTGCACAAAATGTCCCTGCCCCACAAACCTATGGTGCATGGACAAAAGTTTGCTTACTACCACCAGGTACACCTAATATGCAATGTGAAATTATACAAGATGTGCGCACACAAGACCGTCGCGATATTACCTTTCGAGTCACATTTCATAAATTGCCTAAAAAACAAGAAACTTTAATGCGTGTTTTTGTTCCCATTCGTGTAGAATTACGTTCTGGTGTTGGTGTTAAAATCGATGATAAAAATATAGGGAAAATGGAATATCGGCGTTGTTTTGGTGATAATTGTGTTGCTGAAGCTCTCCTTAAAAAAGATGTGCTAAAACTCTTTTTAAATGGCAAAACAGCCACTTATTTTGTCTTTACAACCCCCGAGCAAGGAGTAGGTGGTCTCATTGACTTGCATGGCTTTAATGAAGCTTATGCAAACTTACCAGAATAA
- the ribB gene encoding 3,4-dihydroxy-2-butanone-4-phosphate synthase gives MAYNQKKVVAAIQAFERGEIVVVTDDDDRENEGDLIVAAVHCTEEKMAFIIRHTSGIICTPMPKEEAQRFNLALMVSDNDSAHRTKFTVTVDFKHGITTGISAYDRTLAVRNLANPNASANDFVRPGHIFPLIAHEGGVLMRSGHTEAAVDLCKLAGLPPVGVIGELVNDDGSVKHGDEVTKFAQDNQLHIITVADLIAYRQRKETLIKYVGEMHIETFVGPAIVKSYQLPWETVQHVAIVFGDIRDGEDIPVRLHRENILKDVFGQSPDVEVIMRRMVEKEKRGVFVYLREGSVGVGSQLAVCDQKMAMVDVENHAQAIERAEEWHQIGLGAQILKHLGISSVIVYSSKERHYVGLEGFGIRISRTDIL, from the coding sequence ATGGCTTATAATCAGAAAAAAGTTGTTGCTGCTATTCAGGCTTTTGAACGCGGTGAAATTGTTGTAGTTACAGATGATGATGACCGTGAAAATGAAGGTGATTTAATTGTTGCTGCTGTTCATTGTACAGAAGAAAAAATGGCATTTATCATTCGCCATACGTCGGGTATTATTTGTACACCAATGCCAAAAGAAGAAGCACAACGATTTAATCTTGCTCTTATGGTATCGGATAATGATTCGGCGCATCGTACCAAATTTACTGTTACCGTGGATTTTAAACATGGAATAACAACGGGTATTTCAGCGTATGATCGTACATTGGCTGTTCGTAATTTAGCTAATCCCAATGCAAGTGCTAACGATTTTGTCCGTCCGGGACATATTTTCCCTTTAATTGCACATGAAGGTGGTGTTCTCATGCGCTCAGGCCATACTGAGGCAGCTGTTGATTTGTGTAAATTAGCTGGTTTGCCACCGGTTGGTGTTATTGGTGAATTAGTCAATGATGATGGTAGTGTTAAACATGGAGATGAAGTTACAAAGTTTGCACAAGATAATCAGTTGCACATCATAACTGTTGCTGATCTTATTGCTTATCGTCAGCGTAAAGAGACGCTCATAAAATATGTTGGAGAAATGCATATTGAAACATTTGTAGGTCCAGCTATAGTCAAAAGTTATCAACTTCCTTGGGAAACAGTTCAGCATGTGGCAATTGTTTTTGGCGATATTCGTGATGGGGAAGATATTCCGGTACGCCTGCATCGTGAAAACATTCTAAAGGATGTTTTTGGTCAATCACCAGATGTTGAAGTTATCATGCGGCGCATGGTAGAAAAAGAAAAGCGTGGTGTATTTGTTTATTTGCGTGAAGGATCTGTTGGTGTTGGTTCTCAATTAGCTGTTTGTGATCAGAAAATGGCAATGGTAGATGTAGAAAACCATGCACAAGCAATTGAACGTGCAGAAGAATGGCATCAAATTGGTCTAGGAGCGCAAATTTTGAAACATTTAGGGATTAGTTCTGTTATTGTTTACTCTTCTAAAGAGCGTCATTATGTCGGTTTGGAAGGTTTTGGAATTCGCATATCTAGAACAGATATTTTGTGA
- the tldD gene encoding metalloprotease TldD codes for MKSLIDRFDIASSKVQSFVQEALHNADDGELYLEYTESEVLLFDNNQLKNGSFQQDIGFGLRVVSGEATGYAHSGELSADALKRAIEAAKTVTYNSHTGSYSTAPSQPKQRLYQPNNPLDAPSFKEKSALLQKIDAYLREKNNKLHQVTVALSGSLQHVEILRGDGYFVHDIRPLVKLTISVVVSDNNRRENGFYGCGGRQTFNQFISEENWKMAADEALRMALVNLEAEAAPAGTFDVVLANGWPGVMLHEAVGHGLEGDFNRKKTSAFSGLLGQQVAAQGVTIVDDGTIPQCRGSLTIDDEGTPSRHNVLIENGKLVGFMQDRLNARLMGVNPTGNGRRESYAHTPIPRMTNTIMLGGDKTPQEILSSLKSGIYAVSFGGGQVDITSGKFVFECTEAYRVENGKILAPIKGATLIGNGPDAMKRITMIGNDSKLDNGVGMCGKAGQNVPVGVGQPHLRINNMTIGGTTLS; via the coding sequence ATGAAATCACTGATTGACCGTTTTGATATTGCTTCGTCCAAAGTACAGTCTTTTGTTCAAGAAGCTCTTCATAATGCTGATGATGGTGAACTTTATCTTGAATATACAGAAAGTGAGGTACTTTTATTTGATAATAACCAGCTTAAAAATGGGTCATTTCAGCAAGATATAGGATTTGGCTTACGCGTTGTTTCTGGAGAAGCTACAGGATACGCTCACTCCGGTGAATTATCAGCTGATGCACTCAAACGCGCCATTGAAGCCGCTAAAACTGTAACCTATAATAGTCATACAGGGTCTTATAGTACAGCCCCCTCACAACCAAAGCAAAGATTATACCAACCAAACAATCCTCTTGATGCTCCATCGTTTAAGGAAAAAAGTGCACTTTTACAAAAAATTGATGCATATTTACGTGAAAAAAATAACAAATTGCATCAAGTTACCGTCGCTCTTTCCGGTTCACTCCAACATGTTGAAATTTTACGTGGTGATGGATATTTCGTTCATGACATTCGTCCCCTCGTAAAACTTACTATATCTGTAGTAGTTTCTGATAATAATCGACGTGAAAATGGATTCTATGGATGCGGTGGAAGACAAACATTTAATCAATTTATTAGTGAAGAAAATTGGAAAATGGCTGCCGATGAAGCTTTACGTATGGCTTTAGTCAACTTAGAGGCAGAAGCAGCACCAGCAGGAACATTTGATGTTGTTTTAGCTAATGGATGGCCTGGTGTTATGCTACATGAAGCTGTTGGACACGGTTTGGAAGGTGATTTCAATCGCAAAAAAACATCTGCTTTTTCTGGGCTTTTAGGGCAACAAGTTGCCGCACAAGGTGTGACTATTGTTGATGATGGCACAATTCCTCAATGCCGTGGATCACTTACCATCGATGATGAAGGAACACCATCAAGACATAACGTTTTGATTGAAAACGGCAAACTTGTAGGCTTCATGCAAGACAGGTTAAATGCTCGACTCATGGGTGTTAATCCAACTGGAAATGGGCGACGTGAGTCTTACGCACATACACCAATACCACGGATGACAAATACAATTATGCTAGGGGGAGATAAAACACCTCAAGAAATTCTATCTTCATTAAAAAGTGGTATTTACGCAGTTTCATTTGGTGGAGGACAAGTTGATATTACTTCTGGAAAATTTGTATTTGAATGTACCGAAGCTTATCGAGTAGAGAATGGCAAAATTTTAGCTCCAATCAAAGGCGCGACCCTCATTGGTAATGGACCAGATGCCATGAAACGCATCACAATGATTGGAAATGACAGCAAACTGGATAATGGTGTAGGTATGTGTGGAAAAGCAGGACAAAATGTTCCTGTTGGCGTCGGACAACCTCATTTACGAATCAATAATATGACGATCGGTGGGACAACGCTTTCATAA
- the dxs gene encoding 1-deoxy-D-xylulose-5-phosphate synthase: MSRSLTPLLDRICFPKDLRAFPESDLVQLANELRAETIDVVSVTGGHLGAGLGVVELTIALHYVFNTPDDKIIWDVGHQTYPHKILTGRRDKIRTLRQDGGLSGFTKRSESVYDSFGAGHSSTSISAGLGMAVASMLKAEERRNIICVIGDGAMSAGMAYEAMNNAGALDARLIVILNDNDMSIAPPTGAMSAYLARLVSRPSYRSLREQVKILSKKLPKFFSDKARLSEEFARGFLVGGSLFEELGFYYVGPVDGHNMNHLLPILKNIREYPSGPVLVHVVTHKGKGYAPAEVSSDKYHGVNRFDVVTGKQVKTQSKFLPYTKVFSKALIEEASHDDKIVAITAAMPTGTGLDSFAEKFSERMFDVGIAEQHAVTFAAGIACEGYKPFVAIYSTFLQRAYDQIIHDVSIQKLPVRFAIDRAGFVGADGATHAGSFDIVFLATLPEFIVMAPSDEVELMHMVRTAAAYDQGPISFRYPRGESSGIDLPQRGEVLEIGKGRILCEGSKIALVCFGTRLSEVLVAADELATEGLSTTVADARFAKPLDKDLIRRLVREHEVLLTIEEGAIGGFGAHVLQFLAQEGLLEHGLKVRTLQFPDEYLDHGSPNKVLSSIGLNAAGIINTVFNALGREMRIVPQIQV; encoded by the coding sequence TTGTCTCGGTCATTAACGCCATTACTTGATCGTATTTGTTTTCCAAAAGATTTACGGGCATTTCCTGAGTCTGATTTAGTACAGTTAGCTAATGAATTACGAGCTGAAACAATTGATGTAGTTTCTGTAACAGGTGGTCATCTTGGCGCAGGACTTGGTGTTGTTGAGCTCACTATTGCGCTGCACTATGTTTTTAATACGCCTGACGATAAGATTATCTGGGATGTTGGTCATCAAACTTATCCCCATAAAATTTTGACTGGTCGTAGGGATAAAATTCGCACTCTGCGCCAAGATGGTGGCTTATCAGGTTTCACAAAACGTTCAGAAAGTGTGTATGACTCATTTGGAGCAGGTCATTCTTCTACTTCTATTTCAGCTGGCCTTGGAATGGCAGTGGCGAGCATGTTGAAAGCAGAAGAAAGACGTAACATCATTTGTGTGATTGGTGATGGCGCTATGTCTGCTGGTATGGCTTATGAGGCAATGAATAATGCTGGTGCTTTGGATGCACGTTTAATTGTTATCCTTAATGATAACGATATGTCTATTGCGCCTCCTACAGGTGCTATGAGTGCTTATCTTGCAAGATTAGTTTCTCGTCCTTCTTATCGTAGTTTGCGTGAACAAGTAAAGATATTAAGCAAGAAATTACCGAAGTTTTTTTCAGATAAAGCACGGCTTTCGGAAGAGTTTGCGCGTGGTTTTTTAGTTGGGGGAAGTTTATTTGAGGAACTTGGCTTTTATTATGTCGGGCCTGTAGATGGCCATAATATGAATCATTTGTTGCCTATTCTAAAAAATATTCGTGAATATCCCAGTGGTCCTGTTTTAGTGCATGTTGTAACACATAAAGGGAAAGGGTATGCACCTGCTGAGGTGTCGTCTGATAAATATCACGGTGTTAATCGTTTTGATGTTGTTACGGGTAAACAGGTTAAAACACAAAGTAAATTTCTTCCTTATACTAAAGTGTTTTCTAAAGCTTTAATAGAGGAAGCCAGCCATGATGATAAGATTGTTGCTATAACGGCTGCAATGCCAACAGGAACTGGCCTAGATTCTTTTGCTGAAAAATTTTCCGAAAGAATGTTTGATGTCGGTATTGCTGAGCAACACGCTGTAACTTTTGCTGCAGGTATCGCCTGTGAAGGGTATAAACCTTTTGTTGCAATTTATTCTACCTTCTTACAGCGTGCTTATGATCAGATTATTCATGATGTATCGATTCAAAAGTTACCTGTGCGTTTTGCAATTGACCGTGCTGGTTTTGTTGGCGCGGATGGCGCAACACATGCTGGGAGTTTTGATATTGTTTTTTTAGCGACTCTTCCTGAGTTTATTGTGATGGCTCCTTCTGATGAAGTTGAGCTTATGCATATGGTGCGCACAGCAGCAGCTTACGATCAAGGACCTATTTCTTTTCGTTATCCGCGTGGTGAAAGTAGTGGCATAGATTTACCACAACGAGGTGAGGTTCTGGAGATTGGTAAAGGGCGAATTTTATGTGAAGGCAGCAAAATAGCTTTGGTTTGTTTTGGAACGCGGTTATCTGAAGTGTTGGTGGCAGCTGATGAGTTAGCAACAGAGGGGTTATCAACAACTGTTGCAGATGCGCGCTTTGCAAAGCCTTTGGATAAGGATTTAATACGTCGTTTGGTACGTGAGCACGAAGTGTTACTCACAATTGAAGAAGGGGCAATAGGGGGATTTGGGGCGCATGTACTACAGTTTTTAGCACAGGAGGGTCTACTAGAACACGGTTTAAAGGTTCGCACATTACAATTTCCTGATGAATATTTAGATCATGGTTCACCAAATAAAGTGCTTTCAAGTATTGGGCTTAATGCGGCGGGTATTATTAATACTGTTTTTAATGCTTTGGGGCGTGAAATGCGGATAGTGCCGCAAATTCAAGTGTGA
- a CDS encoding exodeoxyribonuclease VII small subunit, which yields MKKGMKKGDIAALSFEEALKQLEVIVENLERGDVPLEQSIDIYERGEALKNYCDKLLKVAEAKVEKIRLSDTGHPEGLEPLDSE from the coding sequence ATGAAAAAAGGAATGAAAAAGGGAGATATTGCTGCGTTAAGTTTTGAGGAAGCACTGAAGCAACTTGAAGTGATTGTTGAAAACTTGGAACGTGGAGATGTTCCTTTAGAACAATCAATTGATATTTATGAGCGTGGTGAAGCTCTTAAGAATTATTGTGATAAACTGTTGAAAGTAGCTGAAGCTAAAGTTGAAAAAATTCGGCTTTCAGATACTGGTCATCCAGAAGGTTTAGAGCCACTTGATTCTGAATGA
- a CDS encoding class I SAM-dependent RNA methyltransferase, whose translation MSNNVIIDHIGANGHGVAKTPRGSVYIPFTLPGEVIKAALHGKYGTPIALIKKSLERIDAICKHFKECGGCMLQHWYVDAYHSWKRQLVVDTLKKHRFNVAVSPLVECKHYSRRRIILTASMTKQGHIVGFNRHFSHDIVAIEECPVTRSQIISKLSDIRAICALLSNHAKRFHVTVTSVDNGFDVALSGCVVRDKLIRQNMIHAALVCGITRLSIEGEILVEQEKPLIYFGDVCVELPSGGFLQATSEAENIITHIILTHFKKAKSAVDLFSGVGTFALRMAKTMNVHAVENDGTALANLERAARFASGLKTVTCEKRDLFRRPLSAKELERFDSVVFDPPCAGAKEQVYELAKTTIPRVVAVSCNPVTFARDLSILVAGGYTIEKVIPIDQFLWSPHVEIVAILNKHKTKMR comes from the coding sequence GTGAGTAACAACGTTATAATTGATCATATTGGAGCTAATGGTCATGGTGTGGCAAAAACACCGCGTGGCTCGGTTTATATACCTTTTACTTTACCGGGAGAGGTTATTAAAGCTGCTCTCCATGGAAAATACGGTACACCCATTGCATTAATAAAAAAATCATTAGAACGCATTGATGCTATTTGTAAACATTTTAAAGAATGTGGAGGGTGTATGCTTCAGCATTGGTATGTTGATGCATATCATTCTTGGAAACGACAATTGGTTGTTGATACACTTAAAAAGCATCGGTTTAATGTAGCTGTTTCTCCTTTAGTAGAGTGTAAACATTATAGCCGCCGGCGAATCATTTTAACGGCGTCTATGACAAAGCAAGGTCATATTGTTGGTTTTAATCGTCATTTTTCACATGATATTGTGGCTATTGAAGAATGTCCGGTTACTCGGTCACAGATTATATCGAAATTAAGTGATATTAGAGCGATATGTGCTCTTTTAAGCAATCATGCTAAGCGATTTCATGTAACAGTAACATCTGTTGATAATGGTTTTGATGTAGCTTTAAGTGGTTGCGTCGTACGCGATAAGCTTATTCGTCAAAACATGATACACGCAGCTCTTGTATGTGGAATTACGCGCCTATCTATTGAAGGTGAAATTTTGGTTGAGCAAGAAAAACCATTAATTTACTTTGGTGATGTCTGTGTTGAACTTCCTTCTGGAGGTTTTCTTCAGGCAACTTCTGAGGCAGAGAATATCATAACTCATATTATTTTAACTCATTTTAAAAAAGCAAAAAGTGCTGTTGATTTATTTTCAGGGGTGGGAACTTTTGCTTTACGTATGGCTAAGACAATGAATGTTCATGCAGTAGAGAATGATGGAACAGCGTTGGCAAATTTAGAGCGTGCAGCACGTTTTGCTTCTGGTTTAAAAACAGTTACTTGTGAAAAGCGTGATTTATTTCGTCGTCCACTTTCTGCAAAAGAACTTGAGCGTTTTGATAGTGTTGTTTTTGATCCGCCGTGCGCTGGTGCAAAAGAACAAGTGTATGAGTTAGCAAAAACGACAATACCACGTGTAGTAGCTGTTTCGTGCAATCCTGTTACATTTGCTCGTGATTTATCTATTCTTGTTGCAGGCGGTTATACAATAGAAAAGGTTATACCGATTGATCAATTTTTATGGTCGCCTCATGTTGAAATTGTTGCAATTTTAAACAAACACAAAACAAAAATGCGCTAA
- the cyoE gene encoding heme o synthase, producing the protein MCTLEELSTKNSQSIPPKANLYDYITLLKPRVMSLVVFTALVGLMVSPVTVNPFYGGLAILCIAVGGGGAGALNMWYDADIDAIMKRTRKRPIPTGKISRKKAFVFGLALSVLSVLVMGVFINWFSAIFLAFTIFFYVVIYTIWLKRVTPQNIVIGGAAGAFPPMIGWAAVTGAISIESFLLFLIIFMWTPPHFWALSLFSSIDYDAAGIPIMPNVRGEYSTKKQILVYTMIMALCAVGPYIIGFAGITYGICSAILSVTFIYFSYRLWKADTRDKTVSMAKKVFFFSLFYLAAIFGILLIENFILCFVIL; encoded by the coding sequence ATGTGTACTTTAGAAGAATTGTCAACTAAAAATAGTCAATCAATTCCACCAAAAGCCAATCTTTATGATTATATTACATTATTGAAACCACGAGTTATGTCACTTGTTGTGTTTACAGCTCTGGTTGGCCTAATGGTGTCACCTGTTACTGTAAATCCATTTTATGGTGGGTTAGCAATTTTATGTATTGCTGTGGGTGGCGGTGGTGCGGGGGCACTTAATATGTGGTATGACGCTGATATTGATGCGATAATGAAACGTACACGAAAGCGCCCTATTCCTACTGGTAAAATTAGCCGTAAGAAAGCATTTGTTTTTGGTTTGGCTCTTTCTGTGCTTTCGGTTTTGGTTATGGGAGTTTTTATTAATTGGTTTTCAGCGATTTTTCTTGCTTTCACAATTTTCTTTTACGTTGTTATTTATACGATTTGGTTAAAACGTGTAACACCACAAAATATTGTTATTGGTGGTGCAGCTGGAGCTTTTCCACCAATGATTGGGTGGGCGGCTGTGACAGGGGCAATAAGTATTGAAAGTTTCCTATTATTTTTGATTATTTTTATGTGGACTCCACCACATTTTTGGGCTCTTTCTTTATTTTCATCTATTGATTACGATGCAGCGGGTATTCCTATAATGCCCAATGTACGAGGTGAATATTCAACCAAGAAACAAATTTTAGTTTACACTATGATTATGGCGTTATGTGCCGTTGGGCCTTATATTATAGGTTTTGCAGGTATTACCTATGGTATTTGTTCAGCAATTTTAAGTGTTACTTTTATTTATTTTTCTTATCGTTTATGGAAAGCTGATACACGTGATAAAACAGTTTCTATGGCAAAGAAAGTGTTTTTCTTTTCATTGTTTTATTTAGCCGCTATATTTGGAATTCTTTTAATTGAAAATTTTATTTTGTGTTTTGTTATCCTTTAA